In Gammaproteobacteria bacterium, the sequence GAGTAGGCCTCTGCGACCCGCCGCCTCCGCAGGCGTCCAGCGCGAGCGCCAACGCGGGGATCACAAGAATGTCCGCACGCGACGGATTCTCCCGGCGCCGGCGTATCGCCCTTTCCAGGCGTGCCTGCAGGAGTTCAATTACGGTTGCTGATTTAGACATGAGCCTGCCTCCTTAACGAGCAAGTTCGGTTGGTTGATCCAATGAGCCCTCCCGGGCATACGTCAACTGGCGGAGCCCTCCCCGGCCTGTTGGCGCAATAGTATAACTTTGCATCCTGTCAAACAAGTGCATTGTGCAAATTATAGAGCACACAATCTCGGTATGTATAGGTGAATCGCCTCTTCCCCGGAACGGGGCTCTCAAATTGTTCTGACCGGCTGATCGCTTCACCCGACTAACCAGTCACTTGAGAGAGTAGGCGTTGCATTTCCCCTCGATCAACGGAATTCCTTAAGGGTTTTCCAATGATCACTCTGCTTGGTTGGCATGATTCTACACTAAAAAAACCGCGCAAGTCATTATTTTCATCAAGAAGTTTCAACCCGCCCGGAATCGAAGCACGTCGCCGTCGCGGACTGTGTAATCGCGCCCCTTGAGGTCGGGCCGGGCCTGCGGGGTGCGGGTGAAGGCCTGCCAGGGCGTGACTTCGGCGCGCACGAAGCGCTGCTGAAAATCGGTGTGTACGCGGCCCGCGGCGTGGTGGGCGGTTTGGCCTTGCGGGATAAGCCAGGCGCGGGCCTCGGAGGGGCCCGCGGTGAAGAAGGTGTTGAGGTTCAGAAGGGTGCGCAGCGCCTGCATGAAGCGCTGGAGGGTTTCGTGCGGGAGGCCGAGGCCTTTGCGCAGGTCCTGCTGCTCTTCTTGCGGCATCGCGGCGAGCTCCGATTCGAGCTGCGCGGTGACGCGAACGGTGGTTGAGTTGTGTTGTGCGGCATATTGCTCGGCCTGGTCGGCCGGGCCGCCTTCTGCGAGGTGTTCTTCGGCGACGTTGAGGGCGTAGAGCGTGGGTATCGCGGTGAGTAGCTGGGTGTCCGGGAGGGCGAGCGTTGCACGTTCGTGGGCGCTTCCCTCAGCCAGATGTTTGTGGACCGCTTCCAGTTCTTCCACGCGCTTTTTGAGGTCCGGATCGCCGGACTTGGCGCGGCGGCGGGCGGAGTCCAGGGCGCGCTCTATTGTTGCGAGGTCCGCTAGCGCCAGTTCGGTGTTCACGGTTTCGGCGTCATCGACGGGATCGACGGCGCCGGTTACGTGCGTTATGCGGCCGGATTCGAAGCAGCGAAGCACGTGCACGGCGGCGTCGGCCTCGCGCACCTGGGCGAGAAAGCGGTTGCCCAGCCCCTCGCCGCGCGACGCGCCCTGCACCAGGCCGGCCACGTCCACTAGTTCGAGCGTGGCCTGGACGATGCGCTGCATGCCGGCGGCCTGCGCGACCGCGTCGAGCCGCGGATCGGGGATGGGCACGCGCGCGACGTTCGGGTCGATCGTGCAGAAGGGCCGGTTCTCGGTGGGGACTTCGGCGGCGGCCAGGGCGTTGAAGAGCGTGGACTTGCCCACGTTGGGCAGCCCGATGATCGCGGCTTTCACTCGGGGGGTTCGGTGTGGAGTTGGGTCATGGCAGCCTGCATTCCTTTTATATATAGGGTGTCGAAGGCTTCGAGGGCGTCCTGCATGGCTTCTTCGATGGCTTTGCTCTCGGCGGCCGTGGGTTTCGACAGTACATAAGGAGTAACGCGGTCCTTGTCGCCGGGGTGCCCTACTCCCAGGCGCAGGCGCTGGAAGTCGGGTCCGCAGTGGCGGATCACGTCGCGCAGGCCGTTGTGGCCGCCATGGCCGCCGCCGGACTTGAGCCGCGCCGCGCCGGGAGGCAGGTCGAGGTCGTCGTGGACGATGAGGGCGGCCGTCGACGCCAGCTTGAAATAATCGAGGACGCCGCGCACGACCTGGCCGCTCGAGTTCATCCAGGCCAGCGGCTTGATCAGCATCACCCGCGCGCCTTCGATGTCGATGCGGGCGGCGGCGGCCTGGGCGCGCTTGTCTCCGGAGAAAGCCGGCGCCTTGTGGCGCTCGGCAAGCAGGTCGATGAATCGAAAGCCGGCGTTGTGCCGGTCGTGAGCGTGATCGGGCCCCGGATTGCCCAGGCCGAAGACCAGTTCGGGCGGGGCTTCAGCCCTCTCCAGAGGATTCCTCTTCGGCCGGCGCCTCTTCGCCCTCGCCCTCGGCGGCCTCGGCCTCTTCGTCGAGCAGCTCTTCGTCTTCGTCCGGTTCGTCCACCTCGGCGACGCGGCGCAGGGCGATGGAAACCACCGGGTGGTCGGTGGCGCCGTGAATGCGCTCGTTCACCGCCACGCCTTCCGGAATGTCGAGGTCGGACAGGTGCAGCATTTCGTCCAGCTCCACCTCGGCCAGGTCCACTTCGATCTGCTCCGGCAGGTCCTTCGGCAGGCAGATGATGTGCAGTTCGTTCAGCAGGTGGGATACGCTGCCGCCCATCTTTACGCCCGGCGACGCCTCGACGTTCAGCAGGGTGATGGGCACGCCCATGCGGATGGTCTCCTCGTCGCGGACCCGCTGCAGGTCGATGTGCAGCACCGCGTTGCGGGACGGATGGCGCTGCACGTCCTTGACGATGGCCGGCTGCGACTTGTCGCCCACGCGGATGTTCAGCACCCGCGAGCGGAAAGTGGGGTCCTCGAGCCGCCGATTCAGGATCTCGGACGAGAACGACAGCATGCGCGCGGGACGCCCGGCGCCGTACAGCACCGCCGGCGCTTTACCTTCGCGGCGCGCGCGGCGCGCCGAACGCTTGCCGCGTTCGTCGCGAAGCTCGCCTTCGAGATCGATCATGGTGGCCATGGCGCGCGCGATTTTACTCCATCGCACGCCCGCGAGCGACACCGACGGAACGTCCCGGCCGCGCCCCGCGCTGCTGGAATGCCGCGCCGGAATGCGGCACCGGGAAATGTTTCCGCGGAAACACTTTCCAGGAGAGTCTTTTAGCGGAGCGCCACTGCTGCGAAAGCAAGGATAAGCGCAGCCAGCGAGGCGCCCTGAATCCAGAGCGCTCGAAAAATATCGGCGCGCAATTCCTCGATGTCAGCCTTTCTTTCCTTACGTGAGGTCGCGATTTGGCCTTCCAGCCGCGCAAAATCGGCCTTCGTTTCCGTGCGCACGTCCGCGATACCGGACCTTGTTTCGGCGCGCAAGTCCGCGATGCCGGACCTTGTTTCGGCGCGCAATTCCGCGATGTCGGCCTTTGTTTCGGCGCGCAATTCCGCGATGTCGGCCTTGGTCGCCATGTTCGTCTCAACCTGAAACGAAAGCCGTTCCAGGGCTTTGACCATCTGGATGTTGAGCGGCGCCCTGCTTACCAGATCCACCATCGCCTCCGCCTGCGTTGTCGGGCAGCCGGCCCGTTCCAATTTCCGTATTTCGGCATGCGTGTCGAAAGTTACTTCAGACATTTTTTCCTCCTTGAATACTCGCTGGACAAACCACTGCGGTCGATCCTTCCCGCTTGGTTTTAGCCGAGACGGGATCGTGGTGTCAAGCGAAAGCGCGGGGCGCCCTCCTATGGAGCGGTGGAGGCGGCGGCGGTGGTGGGGTGGCGCTTGCGCAGCGCCTGCACGGCGCGCGTCACGGTGCTGGCGGGGCGGGTGCGGCCGGCGAGCATGGCGTAGACGCAGGGCACTATGTACAAGGTAAGCACCACCGAAACGAGCACGCCGCCCAGCACCACCACGCCCAGCGTCCGCCGGGCCGCGGAACCGGGGCCGTCGCTGACGATCAGCGGGATGGTGCCGCCCACCGTGCACATGCTGGTCATCAGCACCGGGCGCAGCCGGGTGGTGGCGCCTTCGAGCACCGCCTGAACCACCGGCATGCCGCGGTCGCGGAGCTGGTTGGAGAACTCCACGATCAGGATGCCGTTCTTGGCCGCCAGGCCGATCAGCATGATGCAGCCGGTGAGGCTGAACACGTTCAGCGTGCCTCCCACGACGTTCAGGCCCAGCATGCCGCCGGCCAGCGCCAGCGGCACCGTGAGCAGGATGATGAACGGGTGGATGAAACTCTCGAACTGCGCCGCCAGCACCAAAAAGCAGATCAGCAGCGCCAGCAGGAAACTGAAGTAGATCTGGCCGCCGGATTCCACGTATTCGCGCGACTCGCCGTCGTAATCGATGCTCAGTGATTCGTCCTGCACTTCCTCGGCGATAACCGTGTTCATGAAGTTCAGGGCCTCGCCCAGCGAGTAGCCGGGCACGAGGTTGGCGGACAGCTTGATGGAACGCTGGCGGTTGAAGCGCTGGAACTGGCGCGGACCCGAGCTTTCCTCCAGCCGCACCAGGCTGGCCAGGGGCACCAGGTCGCCGGATACCGAGCGCACGTAGATGTTGTTGAGGTCCTGCGGCGTCACCCGGTCCTCCTCGGAGGCCTGCAGCACCACGTTGTATTCCTCGCCGCGGTCGATGAAGGTGGTGACGCGGCGCGAACCCAGCATGGTCTGCAGCGTCTCGCCCACCTCGCGCAGCGACACGCCCAGGTCGGTGGCGCGGGCGCGGTCCACGCCCACCTTGATCTGCGGCTGGGCCTCGTAGTAATCCGAGGTCATGCCCAGGATTTGCGGGTTCTCGCGCACCCGGTCCAGCACCCGGTCGCGCCACTGGGCGATCTGCTCGTATTCATTGCCGCGCAGCACCACCTGCAGCTCGCGGCCGCCGCCCATGTTGAGGCTGGGCGGCAGGAAAACCATCGCGCGCACGCCCGGCAGCTCGGCCATCGGCCCGCGCATCTGCCCGGCAATCTCCATTGCGGTAAAGCGGCGCTCGTCGTGCGACTCCAGCGGCATGTACATGAAGGCCGCGGTAATGTCGCTGCCGGCGCCCCAGCCTCCGGTGCGGATGATGGTGCGGCGCGCCTCGCCGGCTTCCACCTGGCGTATCGCGATGTCTTCGATCTGCGAGATCTGATCGTCCATGTAGTCGAAGCTGGCGCCTTCGGGGCCCTGCACCATTACGATCATCATGCCGCGGTCTTCCAGCGGCGCGTATTCCTGGGGCAGCTGTTCGAACAGGTACCAGCCGCCGGCCGACACCAGCGCCACCAGCACCAGCGCCATCCACGGCGCGCGCAGGGCGCGGGTCATGCCGGAACGGTAGGCGCCGGCCAGGGCGCGGAAGGCCTGACCGCGCTTGCGGCCGCGTTCGGACGAGGTGACCTGCGCCTGCGATCGCATCATCCGCGAGCACATCATGGGCACCAGGGTGAGCGCCACCAGCGAGGAAAAGACCACGGCCGACGCCAGCGCAATGCCGAATTCGCCGAACAGCACGCCGATGCGCCCGGGCGCCAGCGCCACCGGCAGGAACACCGACACCAGCACCACTGTTGTGGCGATCACTGCGAAGCCGATCTGGCGGCTGCCGTCGATGGCCGCCAGCAGCGGCGGGCTCCCCTGCTCGCGATGGCGCACGATGTTCTCCAGCACCACGACGGCATCGTCCACCACCAGGCCAATGGCCAGCACGGCCGCCAGCAGGGTGAGCGTGTTGATCGTGTAGCCCAGCACCGCCATGACCATCGCCGCGGCGATGATGGATACCGGGATCGTGAGTCCGGGAATGATGGTGGCGCGCCAGGAGTTGAGGAACAGCAGCATCACCATCAGCACCACGCCCAGGGCGATGAACAGCGCCTTGATCACTTCGATCATGGACTTGCCCACGAACTCGGAGAAGTCCACGTTCACGTCCATGTTGATGTCGTCGGGAAGCGTGGACTGCAGGCGGTCGACTTCATCGATCACGGCCTGGTTGACGGCCACGATGTTGGCCTGGGCCTGCGGCACGATCCCCAGGCTCACGCCGGCCTGCTTGTTGGAGCGGGCGATGGAACGCGTGTCCTCCGGCTCAAGGCGCACGTCCGCGACTTCGTTGAGGCGCACGAAGCGGCCCGAGGCGCCGCGCCCGATCACCAGAGCGCCGAAGTCTTCCGGCGTGTCCAGGCGGGTCACCGCGCGCAGCGTGAATTCGCGGTCCACCGACTCGATGCGGCCGGCCGGAAGCTCCACGTTCTCGCGCCGCAGCGTGTTCTCCACGTCCTGCACGGTGAGACCGCGGGCGGCCAGGGCGTCGCGGTCCAGCCACACGCGCATGGCGGGGCGGCGACCGCCGCTCAGGCGTACCGAGGCCACGCCGTCCACCACGCCGAGGCGGTCCACGAGATTGCGCTCGGCGTAGTCGGTCACGTCCATAACCGAGCGGGTGTCGCTGGACACGTCCACGTACATCGTGGCGTCCATCATGTTGTCCTGCTTGGTGATCTGCGGCGGATCGGCCTCCTGCGGTAGAGCGCGCAGCACCCGCGAGACGCGCTCGCGCACGTCGTTGGCGGCACCGTCGATATCGCGGTCGAGGTCGAATTCCATCGTGATGCTGGAGCGCTCGTCCTGGCTGCGCGAGGTCATCTTCACCATGCCTTCCAGGCCGGCCACCTCGTCCTCGAGCACCTGGGTGATGCGGCGTTCGATCACGTCGCCGGACGCGCCGGTGTAGCGCGTGTCGATGGACACCACCGGCGGCTGCACGTCGGGGTACTCGCGCACCGACAGCGTGCTGCCCGCCAGCAGGCCGAGAATCAGCAGCACCAGGCTGATCACGGCGGCCAGCACCGGGCGGCGCACGGAAATATCGGAAATCAGCATGGGCCGGGGTCGGCTAGGTGCGGGCGTGCGTCACTGGCGCGGACCCGCGGGCGTGCGCGCGCCGGCGGCGCTGCCCCCGGTGGGCGGTCCGGTGGGGGCGCCGGCCATGCGCACCGGCAGTCCGTCGCGGATCCGCTGCACGCCCTGCGTAACGATCTGTTCGCCGGGCTCAAGGCCGTTGATGATTTCCACCTGGCCGGGGCGGCGCGAGCCCAGCGTCACCTGGCGCTCCTCGGCGCGGCCCTCGTCCACCACATAGACGAACTGGCGCCCCTGGCGAGGCACCAGGGCCCCCTCGGGCGCCAGCACCACGTTCTCGCGACGCCTTGAAATGTCCACCTGCAGGAACATGCCGGGCTTGAGCGCCCGGTCCTCGTTGGGCATCAGGGCCACTACCGCCAGCGAACGGGTCATGGGGTCCACGCGGCTGTCCACGCTCGTGACCGTGCCGGTGAAGGCGCGGTCCGGCCAGGCCGCCGCGTTCGCCTCGATGGCCAGGCCCTCGCGCATCACCGAGAGGTATTCCTCGGGCACCGAAAACTCAAGCTTCATCACGGCCGTGTCGTCGAGCGTGGTGATTACGGTGGCGGGCTGCACGAGGCCGCCCACGCTGACCCTTCTCAAGCCCACCTCGCCGGAGAATGGCGCGCGGATGATGGTGTCCTCGAGGCGGGCGCGGGCCGAATTCACCTGGGCCTCGGCCACCTGGAGCTGCGCCTGGATTTCCTCCAGTTCCACTTCGGACACCACCTGGCTGGCGGCCAGCGTTTCCAGGCGCCCGAAGCGGCTGCGCCGCTCCCTCAGGTTGGCCTCCGCCAGGTCGAGGTCGGCGCGAATCTCGCGGCTGTCGAGTTCCACCAGCACCTCGCCTGAGTTGACGCTCTGGCCTTCCTCGAAGTGGATGACGGCGACCACGCTGGAAATGCGCGGCGTAACGTCGATGGCTTCGTTGGCGCGCGCGGTGGCCAGCGCCGTGTATTTGTCGGTGATGTCGCCCAGCAGCACGGCTTCCGTGACCACCGGCGGCGGCCCGCCGCCGAATCGCGCCATGTTATTGGCCGTGTCGTCTCCCCCGCAGCCCGCAAGCAGCAGCGCGAGCGCCGCGAGTGCCGTCAGCTTGGCTGCGGCGGCGTTTGTTCGAAGGGCGTTTTGGGGCCGGGAAAGGGACATGGTGCGAGGAAACAATTCGGGTTGTCCGCCAAAGCGGATTTGACCCTCCCCCCATTGTAGCGTCCCGCCGAAACCGGACGCCTTTTCCCCACTGGACCAGGGCATCCTGCCCTCATCCCTCCTTCCTGGAATCTTACTATACGATATATCTCTTGGGGCGCACCGGAGGACAGACCATGGTCACACCGTTTCGAAACCTTTGCGGTGGTCTCATGCTGGCGCTTTTCATCCTGGCCGGCGGCGACGCCATGGCGCGCACCGTCAAGGGCGTCAAGGTCACCGACCAGATCTACATGGCCACCGACATGAGCCGCACCTTTCTGGTCGTCACCCCCGATGGGAACGTGGTGATCGACACGACCACGCGGGATTCCGCGCCGCGCCACTACCAGGTGCTGCGGGAGATGAGTTCGGCGCCGGTGAAGTACATCCTTCTTACCCACGCGCACGAGGACCACGTGGGCGGCGTGCACCTGTGGAAGGAAGAAGACACCGAGGTCATCGCGCAGAGGCGGTTCGTGGAATACATGCACTATCGCGAACGGCTCGCGGGCTTCTTTCAGCACCGGAACGAAGGCCAGTTCCTCGCCCCGCCCAGGGAGGTGAAGTCGAAGGGCAATTTCGCCGCGGAGATCCCGACCACGATACTGTTCGACGACAAGTACGAGTTCGAGTTCGGCGGGCTGACGTTCAAGATGATGCACACGCCGGGAGAAACCTGGGACCACGCGACGGTGTGGATCCCGGAGCTGAAGGCGGCGTTCATCGGCGACAACTACTACAGCAGTTTCCCGAACATCGCCGCGTTGCGGGGCGCCCCGCCCCGGTTCGCGCTGGATTACGTCAATTCCATCGACATCGTGCTCGCGCTGGACCCGGAACTGGTGCTGGTGGCGCACGCGCCGCCGCTGGTGGGGACCGACGAAATCCAGTCGAAGCTGGGCGACTACCGCGACGCGATCGAGTACGTCCATGATGCGACCGTGCGCGGGCTCAACGAGGGCAAGGGCGTCTTTACCGTCATGAACGAGGTCAAGCTGCCGGAGCGGTTCGAAATCGACGAATCGTATGGCGGCGTGGCCTGGAGCGTGCGCGGCATCTACCACGGCTACGCGGGCTGGTTCGACGGCGAGCCCGCCACGCTGCTCTCGGAATCGCCCGACGTGAAGACCCGTGAGCTGGTGGAGCTGGCAGGCGGCGTCGATGCGGTCGTTGCGCGCGCCGAGGAGCTGGAAGACGAAGGCGACCTGGTGCTGAGCCTGAACATGGCCAACGCGGCGCTGGCGGTGGACCCGAACCACCCGGGCGCGCTGGCCGTGCGCGTGTCGCTGCTGACCGAGCTCGGCCGCAACGAAAAGAACTTCAACGCCCGAAGCTGGATCGGCTACCACCGCCGCCAGGCCGCCAAACGCCTCGCCGCCCAGCAATAGCCTGGTAGCGAGGGCGCGCCGGGTCAGGCGGGATAGCATAAATCCACGCAAACGGGCGCCATTTTTGCTTCGCGTTGACTTGGGGGAGTGCTAGACTCGTTTCACTGGCGCCCAACAGGGCGGAGGACAACGGAATGACGAACGAACTGGTCGCCATATTGGGCATGGGCATCACCATTCTCGGAAGCATCGGCTTCGCCTGGAGGGACCTGCACCGGGATCTCAACGGTGTAAGTTCCCGGTTTTCTTCCCTGGAGCAGAGGATCGCAAGAATCGAAGGTTGGCTGGATGGCTGGCGCGCGCCGTATCCGGGCGCCGGCGATCAGGCGCAGTCGTAAAGCTCCCGGGGGTTTTCAGCCGCCGAACAGGGCGTTGTACATGATGATGAGGATGGCGGCGGGGGCGACCCACCGCAACAGCGCCAGCCATAGTGTGAACAGCTTGCCGGGCTGCCAGCCCAGTTCGCCGAGCAGGAGCGAGCGCTTCATCTGCCAGCCGGCGAACAGCGCCATCAGCGCGCCGCCCAGCGGCATCATGATCGTGGCCGTGAGGTAGTCGATCAGTTCGAAGGGGTTCTTGCCGGCAACGACGTTCCACTCCGCGCCTTCGCCGAACGAAAGCACCGTCAGCCAACCCAGCCCCCACAGCGTGACGCCCACCGACAAGGTCGCCGCCCAGCGGCCGAGTTGCAGGCGTTCCTGCACCAGCGTCACCGCGGCTTCCATCAGCGCGATGGCCGAGGT encodes:
- a CDS encoding aminoacyl-tRNA hydrolase; protein product: MERAEAPPELVFGLGNPGPDHAHDRHNAGFRFIDLLAERHKAPAFSGDKRAQAAAARIDIEGARVMLIKPLAWMNSSGQVVRGVLDYFKLASTAALIVHDDLDLPPGAARLKSGGGHGGHNGLRDVIRHCGPDFQRLRLGVGHPGDKDRVTPYVLSKPTAAESKAIEEAMQDALEAFDTLYIKGMQAAMTQLHTEPPE
- a CDS encoding efflux RND transporter periplasmic adaptor subunit, which encodes MPWSSGEKASGFGGTLQWGEGQIRFGGQPELFPRTMSLSRPQNALRTNAAAAKLTALAALALLLAGCGGDDTANNMARFGGGPPPVVTEAVLLGDITDKYTALATARANEAIDVTPRISSVVAVIHFEEGQSVNSGEVLVELDSREIRADLDLAEANLRERRSRFGRLETLAASQVVSEVELEEIQAQLQVAEAQVNSARARLEDTIIRAPFSGEVGLRRVSVGGLVQPATVITTLDDTAVMKLEFSVPEEYLSVMREGLAIEANAAAWPDRAFTGTVTSVDSRVDPMTRSLAVVALMPNEDRALKPGMFLQVDISRRRENVVLAPEGALVPRQGRQFVYVVDEGRAEERQVTLGSRRPGQVEIINGLEPGEQIVTQGVQRIRDGLPVRMAGAPTGPPTGGSAAGARTPAGPRQ
- a CDS encoding 50S ribosomal protein L25/general stress protein Ctc, with translation MATMIDLEGELRDERGKRSARRARREGKAPAVLYGAGRPARMLSFSSEILNRRLEDPTFRSRVLNIRVGDKSQPAIVKDVQRHPSRNAVLHIDLQRVRDEETIRMGVPITLLNVEASPGVKMGGSVSHLLNELHIICLPKDLPEQIEVDLAEVELDEMLHLSDLDIPEGVAVNERIHGATDHPVVSIALRRVAEVDEPDEDEELLDEEAEAAEGEGEEAPAEEESSGEG
- a CDS encoding efflux RND transporter permease subunit; this translates as MLISDISVRRPVLAAVISLVLLILGLLAGSTLSVREYPDVQPPVVSIDTRYTGASGDVIERRITQVLEDEVAGLEGMVKMTSRSQDERSSITMEFDLDRDIDGAANDVRERVSRVLRALPQEADPPQITKQDNMMDATMYVDVSSDTRSVMDVTDYAERNLVDRLGVVDGVASVRLSGGRRPAMRVWLDRDALAARGLTVQDVENTLRRENVELPAGRIESVDREFTLRAVTRLDTPEDFGALVIGRGASGRFVRLNEVADVRLEPEDTRSIARSNKQAGVSLGIVPQAQANIVAVNQAVIDEVDRLQSTLPDDINMDVNVDFSEFVGKSMIEVIKALFIALGVVLMVMLLFLNSWRATIIPGLTIPVSIIAAAMVMAVLGYTINTLTLLAAVLAIGLVVDDAVVVLENIVRHREQGSPPLLAAIDGSRQIGFAVIATTVVLVSVFLPVALAPGRIGVLFGEFGIALASAVVFSSLVALTLVPMMCSRMMRSQAQVTSSERGRKRGQAFRALAGAYRSGMTRALRAPWMALVLVALVSAGGWYLFEQLPQEYAPLEDRGMMIVMVQGPEGASFDYMDDQISQIEDIAIRQVEAGEARRTIIRTGGWGAGSDITAAFMYMPLESHDERRFTAMEIAGQMRGPMAELPGVRAMVFLPPSLNMGGGRELQVVLRGNEYEQIAQWRDRVLDRVRENPQILGMTSDYYEAQPQIKVGVDRARATDLGVSLREVGETLQTMLGSRRVTTFIDRGEEYNVVLQASEEDRVTPQDLNNIYVRSVSGDLVPLASLVRLEESSGPRQFQRFNRQRSIKLSANLVPGYSLGEALNFMNTVIAEEVQDESLSIDYDGESREYVESGGQIYFSFLLALLICFLVLAAQFESFIHPFIILLTVPLALAGGMLGLNVVGGTLNVFSLTGCIMLIGLAAKNGILIVEFSNQLRDRGMPVVQAVLEGATTRLRPVLMTSMCTVGGTIPLIVSDGPGSAARRTLGVVVLGGVLVSVVLTLYIVPCVYAMLAGRTRPASTVTRAVQALRKRHPTTAAASTAP
- a CDS encoding MBL fold metallo-hydrolase; translation: MVTPFRNLCGGLMLALFILAGGDAMARTVKGVKVTDQIYMATDMSRTFLVVTPDGNVVIDTTTRDSAPRHYQVLREMSSAPVKYILLTHAHEDHVGGVHLWKEEDTEVIAQRRFVEYMHYRERLAGFFQHRNEGQFLAPPREVKSKGNFAAEIPTTILFDDKYEFEFGGLTFKMMHTPGETWDHATVWIPELKAAFIGDNYYSSFPNIAALRGAPPRFALDYVNSIDIVLALDPELVLVAHAPPLVGTDEIQSKLGDYRDAIEYVHDATVRGLNEGKGVFTVMNEVKLPERFEIDESYGGVAWSVRGIYHGYAGWFDGEPATLLSESPDVKTRELVELAGGVDAVVARAEELEDEGDLVLSLNMANAALAVDPNHPGALAVRVSLLTELGRNEKNFNARSWIGYHRRQAAKRLAAQQ
- the ychF gene encoding redox-regulated ATPase YchF — encoded protein: MYKRNAGCHDPTPHRTPRVKAAIIGLPNVGKSTLFNALAAAEVPTENRPFCTIDPNVARVPIPDPRLDAVAQAAGMQRIVQATLELVDVAGLVQGASRGEGLGNRFLAQVREADAAVHVLRCFESGRITHVTGAVDPVDDAETVNTELALADLATIERALDSARRRAKSGDPDLKKRVEELEAVHKHLAEGSAHERATLALPDTQLLTAIPTLYALNVAEEHLAEGGPADQAEQYAAQHNSTTVRVTAQLESELAAMPQEEQQDLRKGLGLPHETLQRFMQALRTLLNLNTFFTAGPSEARAWLIPQGQTAHHAAGRVHTDFQQRFVRAEVTPWQAFTRTPQARPDLKGRDYTVRDGDVLRFRAG